Genomic segment of Juglans microcarpa x Juglans regia isolate MS1-56 chromosome 7S, Jm3101_v1.0, whole genome shotgun sequence:
tttattatattttgtgtaaaaatttaaaaaatttataataattatataagatgagataattttgttttgtttaacgAAACCGGTCCTAAAACTCGAAAGAGCAAAGGCTGCGGTCAAATGAGTTTGGTTAGCAAGCTCTTTATTCCCTGAACCATTTACAAAGTGCCAGACTCTCCAGGCAGGAAAAGAAGCTTGGCAAGAGCGAGAGATATTACATACATTTCTTCAGACTTTTTCTATATTCTTCcttgctactttttttttttacataatcatGGCAAAGCCAAAAAGAACAAACTAGACACCTAGATATCCTTGTTCTAAACCCATGATCATTCTATGTTTTTGTTCCACATGTGTGCTTGCAGCTCTCttttttaagacttttttttttttgtgtcagATGAGAAGGCAAGGCTCTGGGTGTTGTTTGAGCTGTTGTTTGGCTTGCTGTTTGGACCAGTAAGCATGGGCAGTTAAGACCCTGTCCAAGAGCTCCTGGGGAACAGGTTCTCCCCTCCTTTGCTGAGGAGATATTCTCGCTGTGTGTACCAGTGTTTTCCACTTATCCTGCACACCCAAACTCACATCAAACCACATTCCGACACTTAAAGCTAActgctcttcttcttttttttccttaaataacCAATCGCAGAATGATTCATTTGGCAATATGATATGCAAGAAGAAACTGACAAAGTGTGAATTAGGTCATGTGATAAAGGGCATTCTgatataaaatgataagaatgcGTGCTAGAATAACTAGACAAGAGCAGTCATGTAAGATTAGAGTTAAGAGAGAAGTTGTCTCTGAGAAGGTAAAGCAACAGATGGCTCATAAAGCTATAGACTATCTAATCATTTGCCAGAACAGATTATACTACAAGCTCTGTGGGGGACCATGTCATAAAGTGAACGTTTTTTAACGTTAAAACAAGCAAACATCCACATCGATGAGTTATAAATTCAACAAAGCAAAAATCCATTTGGGAAAGATCCATAAATTTGAGTCAGCAAGATGAGTAAACTTCTTACTTCTGATGAGGTAAtacattcaaacaaattttctttttttttttttaaaaaaaaaaattctgtactggattttttttttttttttttttttttttctgttcagAAGGTAGCAAAAAGAATCGTTACCTTCAAATCCACATAAGTTCGATGTTTTGCATTATCAAAAGCTCGAAGTTTAACGTCACGCCACCTGCAAATTTAGAAGACcagttaaaactaaaaaatgcCGCAAAAGGCTACTAATGAGATAACCACAGAATCATCTGGGTCAAAATCACATCTCAGTTCCAAGCACCCAATAATAAGGCAAGAAAATGCACACATATACGAGCATACAAAACCACCTAAAGCGTGTTCACTAGGCAGGTCAGATTGCATTTAAGTAAAATCTGATTCAGGCTCATGCATTGCCAACTGATAGTTAACGAATATGAATTCCAGGTGATTGAATCTCAAACAGCTGCTTATACTTCTTTGGTTGTGTTGGCACTCAATGTACCTTCCAGTTCCAAGTTTCTCAACAGCTTGAACAAGTGCTTCCACTTCGGCAACAGAAAAAGGTCGACGGATTCGACGCTGCGCAATCTCAGATTGCTTTGATCTTTGGTGAACTGGAACCACAGCTAATGCCTTGACATTAATTTCCGGTACAGCAACAAGAGCTTTAGAGTCTCTTGTACTTTTGTCAACTGGTGTGTGAGGAGGAGAAGGTGCTGAATCGTGATCACTTTCAATGAAGTTGCCTAAATCGGCCACATGAAGCTCAGGAGAGGCATGGCAAGTGCCCTGATGAGCTCCAGCTGAATCCGATAGATAACTGTAAATGAGAATTGCAACATAAGCCGAGTGCAACTAATTATTCACATTGCTTCTAGGAGTAACTGGAAACTAATCTAACAACCACAGTATCCAATATGGAACGCTTGAATCTCACTGCCACAAATCGGTGgattgtggaaaaaaaaaaaaaaaaaagaacagctTTGAAATCAATATAACACCAAATAATTCTTCATGAAAATAAGCAAGTATGATCACATCCAATTTGCTGCAAGCAacaaaaaatagcacaaatctCAAGGCACTGTGCTAACTAAATGAAAGTCACAGGACATATCGATTCAGGATGATAAACTAACTAACAAAATAAAGGTTTCCATTCACTTTTGACTCTCCTTGGGGAAAAGAACTCATACGGAATTTATTATACTTTGATCAAACATTTTAGTCTCTAATTATACTTTGATCAAACATTTTAGTGCAACCAAATTTAAAATCAGCAAATGACTCAAGATTATGTTGAATACAACCAATTAGGAGGAACAACTAAAAGGCTAAATCATTGAGTGGAAGGGACTAAACAAAGGCTAGTTCTATAAGTGAATTCACATTACCTGGTTAAAGGCTGAAGCATGTCACAAGGAAGCATATTGGAAGAATCTCTGGGACATAAAGGTTGGGGATTTTTTGAAGGGCTAGGCTCCAGGGCAAAACCCAAAGCATCCGGATGGTAATCATGAGAAATCCCTGTTTGCAGTAGAGTTTTATTGTCATCTCTAACCTTCTTTCCCCGAAGAAGTACACCGACATGTAACCCACCTCCAAGTATGGTAGTCACTGCCTTCATAACAGTCCTCTAAAGAACATTTACAGCACATATCAGAACGACACTGGAAACCAACTGCCCAATGCATGAGACCTATTActcatatgataatttatacTCACATTAACCAATGTCCTAACTTAACGGTATGGTATATACGCCTATATTTTCAACGTATTAAAGGGgctttgttcttttcttttcttttttaagaccATAATTATGGAGTACCTACAATATGTTGTTAACATTATTGAATCAAAAGTTCAAATACCTTCAAAGAACCCACTGTTGCACTTTCAGGCATTTCAATAAAAAGCTCTGGCACTCTGAAAGACTTAATCCTAAGCTTCACTGAGCAAAAGAGAACACACCTCAGCTTAAGTACTTCCTAGATGTCAGAAACCAATAAGAAAAGAACATATATGAATCACTCTGTTAAATGTCTCATACCATAAGAATCCCTAGATAGAATTGATGGGTGTTGACCTACGGAGGATGATGTTCCAATGGCTGCATAATGATTTAGATATTTAGGGAAAGAAATACAGGAGCAACAAATCCCACACACCAGACAAAAGATTAATTCAAATGGAAAAGCAAGAAATTCAGAAAGGACCTCCGTTCATCTTCATACATGAACCAGAAGCACCTCCCTCCTCAGGTGAATCAAATTTACCATCACAATTAATCCATCGGTCAGAATTTGAAACTGAGTTACAGTCAAAAAATTTCCtctttttaaaaggaatatTCATTTGAGATCTTTGGCGTTTGTAACAGCCCTCCTATTGTGGCAAATGGGCTTGAAATCCCCATCTGGAAACATTAAAACAATTTCGACTTAAAGGAACAGATCATAGAAGTCAACAACCTCATACATCAAACTACCGTGAATAAAAGCGCCAACTTACCAAAATTCGAGAGTGTCTCATCCTTCAATTTTGGAGATACTTTCCAATACTTTGAAGCTAAAATCTTCTTTATTCTTCGGTCTGCAATGCGTGATACTGGCCAAATGGACTTTTTTGTCATACTAGGGCGAGTGCACCCAGAGGAGTTTTCGTCATCATCTCTACTAACTATTTTTACATCATCCCCACCAGCGGGAAAAGAGCTATGGGGAATGTGGTCCCCATACAAAGGCACCTTAACCTTACCATCTGAACTGACTAATGCAGGAGGTTTCCCATCCCAAAACTTAGGATCCTCCAAACTGCACATATCAGCCCCAGTACCAATAGGCACCTTCCCATTCTTGTGCAGTACACCTCTTAACATTATTTTAGATTCACAATCTAATGTACAATCCCCAGAATCCCTGTAACGAGAGATACCAAAATCTACTTTGCTAGCAAAGCTTTGTATGTCATCCTTGTTTTTTCCATTCACCAACTTCTCATCAACAATGCTCTCTGAGGAATCGGTGGTTGCTACAGAAGCAAATCCTGAATGGCCATTATTCTGTGTTAGTGGGGATTCCTTGGAGAGATGCTTTTGATCATAAGCTTGTGGGACAGTCTCAGAGATTAAGACTCTCCCATCACCACTTCCTTGATTACTAGGTTCAATTTTAACtagtttttcttcattctcCTGTGTGTTTTTAACACATGCACGCTGATCCTTTTCCTTTGATGTATTGCTAGAAGTGGGTGAACTCTCTTTCTCAAGCAATATCTCACCAGCTAAAGTGGCCAATAAGTCAAATGCACGCATTTGATTATCTTCATCTCTCCTTCTGAACGTACCCCTCCTctgaaaaacaaatcaaaagatcAATAATATGGATCagaattaaagagaaaagagacCCAAGAAGTAAACAGATAAATTGCAACAATTGGCAACATGAGAAGAGCATAATATATTTACCCTAGCTGATCTGGTAGCTCGAGGCATGGGAGGCACCTGATAGCCATTGAATCCATAGTCTAACCTCTTATGCAACACCATATCTCAGAAGTCATAACAAAGAAGGATATGTCATAAACAAAGAAGCAGATTCATGGATTGATTTTCAACAAATATGCACTTCTCCAGTCCATCAAGCTTGCATAATTGAAGATCAAACCTGATGATGGATGATCACATGGGATCAGTTTCATCTTTCATGTCTAGATTGAATGCCAAACCAATAGTGAAAGGATGATTGACACATTCAAAGGTAGAGAACAAAGATATAGATCCAAAATGGGGGAAAACCCATATCCTGAACCAAAACATCATTCCTTCAATAGCTAAATGActtcaaatacataaaaaaccAATAGAAACCAGAAAAATATAGAAGGATCGTTCCCTAAACAAGCCAATGCATGTATTTGGTTGCACAAAATTGTATCTTGGATAAAAATCCAGTTCTTTTCCAGCTTTCACGGTGTAATTGATTCTGCTATTTGCagtctaaaaatatttccacTAGCCTTGGGCCTCAGATTCCTTTATGAGGCCCTGACGTCAGGCAACCAAACTCAATCAATACAAGTTCCCAGAATTGGAAACGGGAAATTACTTTACGATTATCAGGAAAAGAAGCAAAAGAGAAGAACTAGTGCAAAGATATAATTCTATGACTGGCAACAGATGCACGTGATCGTGCAGACAACAACATGCACACAGCGATCCATGTCCATGATTCATGTAGTAAACCAACAAAATGTATAATTCCGCAACAAGTAAGAAATAAATCGTgtataaagaatataataagAACTTATAAGACGTATATACCATACAACACgattcaactttaaaaaaataatgaaaattgaaCCCCACAAAATACCTTTTCTCAGTTTCTGTAAATTCGAGAcagaaatataaaagatttcCTTCTCACAACACGAGGAAAAGgggataaattttcaaaaaacaaaaaagtgtcATAAACCACAACAAAACCCTGATGTAGAGGGCctacaggaaaaaaaagaacttaaacaaataattttagatgcaAGAAGTAGATTGAATACAATTAAACCAaatagaatttcaaaaaatctaaACCCCTCAAAAAGTTCAATTTTGTAGAAACAGTTAAACGATTTAcccaaaataattttgaaaaagataacCGGATCATTTCCGAGGAAAGGTTGTaaattttcgaaaaaaaaatgCTCGAAAAGATAAAGAACCCAAACTCTCAGATCGAAACCACCAAATTCTAAACTGTGGACAAAAATAACTTGCACATTAATTAGCAAAAGGGTAAGGAAATTGAGAACAAAAGTCATAGAAGTGAAAAGAACGAACCCATTTGACGGACaaatttcaaggaaaaaaaatgaacttcGGGTGCGTATAAGACTTGCGAGGTTGAAGTGCGCGTCATAATAGAAGTTTCTTGTTCAATTTCGCATGATTTCTTAGATATTAAACTCAATGTTCAAGAGAGCTAATCTCGTCTTTACGATCAAACCCACAACAGAAACCGAAATTTCAACAAATCCGTGAAACAAAATCCACGAAATTCGACATGCTCACCTCTAGACAACAATTTTCCTTTGAAGTTGAAAACTTTTTtccgccaaaaaaaaaaaaaagcaattctGGCGAAACAGCAGAGTTTTCAGGCGAATGTAAGATCGGTGGATTCAACAATGAAATCGGATTTTTCTTTCCATCACACAAAACGATCCTACCCCATATTTTCCCGGAAAACTCCGTTTCAAACGCTACCCATTATCTTTTTCTCCCATAAAAAAACTCTCCCGCTCTATCTCTCTTGTGATCACCAAAACCCTCTGAAAAGTTGAAAACCACCCAACTATTTTAGCTTAAACCCCAGCTCTTATACCATTGACCCCCATTACCGGACCCATCGGTGATGGCCTATGGG
This window contains:
- the LOC121240611 gene encoding LOW QUALITY PROTEIN: telomere repeat-binding protein 5-like (The sequence of the model RefSeq protein was modified relative to this genomic sequence to represent the inferred CDS: inserted 1 base in 1 codon): MVLHKRLDYGFNGYQVPPMPRATRSARRRGTFRRRDEDNQMRAFDLLATLAGEILLEKESSPTSSNTSKEKDQRACVKNTQENEEKLVKIEPSNQGSGDGRVLISETVPQAYDQKHLSKESPLTQNNGHSGFASVATTDSSESIVDEKLVNGKNKDDIQSFASKVDFGISRYRDSGDCTLDCESKIMLRGVLHKNGKVPIGTGADMCSLEDPKFWDGKPPALVSSDGKVKVPLYGDHIPHSSFPAGGDDVKIVSRDDDENSSGCTRPSMTKKSIWPVSRIADRRIKKILASKYWKVSPKLKDETLSNFDGDFKPICHNRRXCYKRQRSQMNIPFKKRKFFDCNSVSNSDRWINCDGKFDSPEEGGASGSCMKMNGAIGTSSSVGQHPSILSRDSYVKLRIKSFRVPELFIEMPESATVGSLKRTVMKAVTTILGGGLHVGVLLRGKKVRDDNKTLLQTGISHDYHPDALGFALEPSPSKNPQPLCPRDSSNMLPCDMLQPLTSYLSDSAGAHQGTCHASPELHVADLGNFIESDHDSAPSPPHTPVDKSTRDSKALVAVPEINVKALAVVPVHQRSKQSEIAQRRIRRPFSVAEVEALVQAVEKLGTGRWRDVKLRAFDNAKHRTYVDLKDKWKTLVHTARISPQQRRGEPVPQELLDRVLTAHAYWSKQQAKQQLKQHPEPCLLI